A single genomic interval of Daucus carota subsp. sativus chromosome 1, DH1 v3.0, whole genome shotgun sequence harbors:
- the LOC108205293 gene encoding uncharacterized protein LOC108205293 translates to MMDVISAFVELVSALIVLVTLPLSLFVSSCRLGVKCTLIVISTLVELLTAAIFLHVHIFWRLLVWTGALLSLPGRLLNALHRNRLMEMHLQEMQDVLETILLEKKQLKERLKTAIKDRRMMEVMLAELEEEHDQAIVKIESLESELQGMKNEIDQLKEVKEKSLGSSRDLADTISNQSAIDADKFAIAHEVYTWKPSGHGSDLALHSLLQKDIREDDSKLKPAMQHFVKDKSKSSPTAIPYKSTSISKHSDVDEVLHRRREVALSQSLFSAILSLLVAMVIWKAEDPCMPLVVALFSVVGVSLKSVVHFFSTIENKPASDAVTLLSISWFLLGTLTYPTLPKAVRMYGPAVYKISNQLVKSLGFSY, encoded by the exons ATGATGGACGTGATATCCGCATTTGTAGAATTGGTATCTGCCTTGATAGTCCTGGTTACGTTACCTTTGTCGTTATTTGTATCATCTTGTAGATTGGGTGTCAAATGTACTTTAATAGTTATCAGCACATTGGTGGAACTGTTGACGGCAGCTATCTTCCTGCATGTACACATATTCTGGAGACTTTTGGTCTGGACTGGTGCTCTTTTATCTCTTCCTGGACGACTTTTAAATGCACTACACAGGAATAGGCTG ATGGAGATGCATCTCCAGGAGATGCAAGATGTACTGGAGACCATTCTTTTGGAAAAAAAGCAACTTAAAGAACGATTAAAGACGGCTATTAAAGACCGGAGGATGATGGAGGTGATGCTAGCAGAACTGGAAGAGGAACATGACCAAGCAATTGTGAAGATCGAATCATTAGAGAGTGAG TTGCAAGGTATGAAGAATGAGATAGATCAGCTGAAGGAGGTTAAAGAGAAGTCACTGGGGAGCTCCAGAGACCTTGCAGATACAATCAGCAATCAGAGTGCCATCGATGCTGACAAGTTTGCTATTGCGCATGAGGTATACACATGGAAACCAAGTGGTCATGGTTCTGATCTGGCCCTGCATAGCTTGCTGCAGAAAGATATCCGTGAAGACGATAGCAAACTTAAGCCTGCAATGCAGCATTTTGTGAAAGATAAATCAAAATCCAGTCCAACTGCAATTCCATATAAATCCACTTCTATCTCAAAGCATTCAGATGTTGATGAAGTACTTCACCGTCGAAGAGAAGTTGCCCTTTCTCAGAGCCTTTTCAGTGCTATATTATCGCTACTGGTTGCAATGGTTATTTGGAAAGCGGAAGACCCTTGCATGCCACTTGTAGTAGCTCTTTTCTCCGTAGTTGGAGTGTCACTGAAAAGCGTGGTCCACTTCTTCTCTACCATAGAAAACAAACCGGCTTCCGATGCAGTTACCCTCTTAAGCATCAGTTGGTTTCTTCTTGGCACACTCACTTATCCTACACTGCCAAAGGCTGTTCGCATGTATGGTCCTGCAGTATACAAGATTTCCAATCAGCTGGTAAAATCTCTTGGTTTTTCGTACTAG